One Cucumis sativus cultivar 9930 chromosome 1, Cucumber_9930_V3, whole genome shotgun sequence DNA segment encodes these proteins:
- the LOC105436341 gene encoding uncharacterized protein LOC105436341, whose translation MATCRNSSSLSFSDQWLLATIALIIFGFLAYAVYDAAVASASEVFQRLVVVSPLLLVVAVHWLSLGRDGGYNNNHSAVGFPWGVGFLLLLLLFPWSVAILLLLLYFFFLTN comes from the coding sequence ATGGCTACTTGTAGAAACTCTTCAAGCTTGAGCTTTTCAGACCAATGGCTTCTTGCAACCATTGCTCTTATAATCTTTGGATTCTTGGCTTATGCCGTGTACGATGCCGCCGTTGCCTCGGCATCAGAGGTATTTCAGAGGCTCGTCGTTGTTTCGCCGTTGCTTTTGGTTGTTGCCGTTCACTGGCTATCTCTCGGCCGCGACGGAGGATATAACAACAACCATTCAGCTGTGGGATTCCCATGGGGAGTTGGGTTTCTTCTGCTTTTGCTTCTGTTTCCTTGGAGTGTTGCCATTTTGTTGCTTCtactttatttcttctttcttactAATTGA
- the LOC101218956 gene encoding DNA (cytosine-5)-methyltransferase CMT3, whose product MSSRRRSKSLSLISPKPDPEASSSSKKKLKTELNADLTPISRSSPKPSAAKTRKVKAELSVEEDDAPARFLQPHFPDSDARVRWPLRYARKKKNVVEEKKSRDDSEEVIQALHHYSQAKVDNITYNLLDDAHVKAEGEEDDYICKIIEMFEAVDGQLYFTAQWYYRAKDTVVKDHAHLINDKRVFFSEVRDDNPLDCLVKKLNIARIPLTMDEKKNCLPSCDFYCDMLYLLPYSSFVKLPTSEKKVGSETSSTISSDVDTNEACEVNSQIGDVTQAQQCCKPDVALLDLYSGCGAMSTGLCLGGNLSGVNLVTKWAVDLNQYACESLRFNHPETQVRNEMAEDFLSLVKEWEVLCKYCSLVKSKEPQQKYIDLFADEDEEENEDEKTEEDEEVFEVEKILAICYGDPNETKKRGLFLKVRWKGYGSDEDTWEPIDGLSNCKEKLKDFVTSGYKSKILPLPGDVDVICGGPPCQGISGFNRFRNKENPLEDEKNKQLVVYMDLVEYLRPKYVLMENVVDIVKFANGFLGRYALGRLISMNYQVRMGMMAAGAYGLPQFRMRMFMWGAQPTEKLPQYPLPTHDVVVRGVIPTEFEMNVVAYEEGHKDVHLEKKLLLEDAISDLPAVENDERRDEMPYHEPPKTEFQHLIRSPREEMFDTSTMSKPATHPLYDHRPLELNTDDYQRVCQIPKRKGANFRDLSGVRVRPDKRVEWDPDVKRVYLESGKPLVPDYAMSFVNGSSSKPFARLWWDETVPTVVTRAEPHNQAITHPEQDRVMTIRENARLQGFPDYYKLFGPVKERYIQVGNAVAVPVARALGYSLGMAFQGLAGDTPVCSLPKRFPNILKRRSSKSSEEVA is encoded by the exons atGTCTTCCAGGCGCCGCTCCAAATCCCTCTCTCTCATTTCTCCTAAGCCCGATCCTgaagcttcttcttcctccaagAAGAAGCTTAAAACCGAGCTTAATGCTGATTTAACTCCCATTTCCCGTTCTTCTCCTAAACCGAGTGCGGCTAAGACTAGGAAAGTGAAGGCGGAGTTGAGTGTTGAGGAGGACGATGCTCCTGCTAGGTTTTTACAGCCACATTTCCCTGATAGTGACGCCAGAGTGCGGTGGCCTCTTCGCTATGCGAGAAAG AAGAAGAACGTggttgaggaaaaaaaatcaag GGATGACTCTGAGGAGGTAATCCAGGCTCTGCATCATTACTCACAGGCCAAAGTTGACAATATCACATACAATCTCCTTGATGATGCCCATGTGAAG GCTGAAGGTGAGGAGGAtgattatatatgtaaaattattgaaatgttTGAGGCTGTTGACGGGCAACTCTACTTCACTGCACAATGGTATTATAGAGCTAAAGATACT GTTGTGAAAGACCACGCTCATCTCATCAATGACAAGCGTGTATTTTTTTCAGAAGTTCGGGACGATAATCCATTGGATTGTCTTGTTAAGAAGCTAAATATTGCTAGAATACCTCTAACT atggatgagaagaaaaattgtCTTCCTTCTTGTGACTTCTACTGTGACATGTTATACTTGCTACCATATTCCTCATTCGTTAAACTGCCAACAA GTGAGAAAAAGGTTGGCAGTGAGACATCATCAACAATTTCCTCTGATGTTGATACCAATGAAGCATGTGAAGTGAACTCACAAATTGGGGATGTTACTCAAGCACAGCAGTGCTGTAAGCCTGACGTTGCACTTCTCGATTTGTATTCAGGATGTGGTGCCATGTCAACTGGATTATGTTTAGGGGGCAATTTGTCTGGGGTGAACCTAGTCACA AAATGGGCCGTTGATTTAAATCAATACGCTTGTGAAAGTCTGAGGTTCAATCATCCAGAGACTCAG GTGAGAAATGAAATGGCAGAAGATTTTTTATCGTTGGTTAAAGAGTGGGAAGTGCTTTGCAAATATTGTTCTTTGGTAAAGAGTAAAGAGCCTCAACAAAAGTACATCGATCTTTTTgctgatgaagatgaagaggaaAATGAGGATGAAAAAACTGAAGAGGATGAAGAGGTGtttgaagtagaaaaaataCTTGCAATATGTTATGGTGATCCCAATGAAACTAAAAAGCGAGGATTGTTTCTTAAG GTTCGTTGGAAGGGTTATGGCTCTGATGAAGACACATGGGAGCCAATTGACGGGTTGAG CAACTGCAaggaaaagttaaaagattttGTGACAAGTGGTTACAAATCAAAGATCTTACCTTTGCCG GGTGATGTTGATGTTATATGTGGAGGGCCTCCCTGCCAGGGCATTAGTGGTTTCAATCGCTTTAGGAACAAAGAAAATCCACTGGAAgatgagaaaaacaaacagCTTGTTGTCTATATGGACTTAGTGGAGTATCTCAGGCCTAAATATGTTTTGATGGAGAATGTAGTTGATATAGTAAAGTTTGCCAATGGATTTTTGGGACGATATGCTCTTGGTCGTTTAATATCAATGAATTATCAAGTTCGAATGGGAATGATGGCAGCAGGTGCATATGGTCTTCCACAATTTCGTATGCGAATGTTTATGTGGGGTGCCCAACCAACAGAG AAGCTTCCACAGTATCCTCTTCCAACTCACGATGTTGTAGTGAGGGGTGTAATTCCTACTGAATTTGAG ATGAATGTTGTTGCTTACGAGGAAGGACATAAAGACGTTCATTTGGAAAAGAAGCTTCTTTTGGAAGATGCAATTTCTGATCTTCCTGCT GTTGAAAATGATGAACGGCGAGATGAAATGCCTTACCATGAACCTCCCAAGACTGAGTTTCAGCATTTAATTAGATCACCAAGGGAAG AAATGTTTGATACTTCTACAATGTCTAAGCCAGCTACGCACCCACTTTACGATCATCGGCCACTTGAACTAAATACAGATGACTACCAACGTGTTTGTCAGATTCCAAAGCGAAAG GGAGCAAACTTTAGAGATTTATCTGGTGTTCGTGTTCGCCCTGATAAAAGAGTTGAATGGGATCCTGATGTTAAGAGAGTGTATTTGGAATCTGGGAAGCCATTG GTTCCTGATTATGCCATGAGTTTTGTGAATGGATCATCATCAAA GCCATTTGCTCGTTTATGGTGGGACGAGACAGTGCCTACAGTTGTTACTCGGGCAGAGCCTCACAACCAG GCAATTACACATCCAGAGCAAGATAGAGTAATGACGATTCGAGAAAATGCAAGACTTCAAGGCTTTCCAGATTATTATAAGCTCTTTGGGCCTGTGAAAGAAAG GTACATACAAGTAGGAAATGCAGTTGCGGTACCGGTTGCTCGAGCTTTAGGATATTCCTTAGGCATGGCGTTTCAAGGTTTAGCGGGAGACACGCCTGTATGTAGTCTACCCAAAAGATTTCCCAACATTCTCAAACGACGTTCTTCTAAATCATCTGAAGAAGTTGCTTGA
- the LOC101216190 gene encoding formate--tetrahydrofolate ligase — MSSSKTVRKLQVESPVPADIVIANSVEPLHIDEIAKELNLTPNHYDLYGKYKAKVLLSVLDEVKGSRDGYYVVVGGITPTPLGEGKSTTTVGLCQALGAFLDKKVVTCLRQPSQGPTFGIKGGAAGGGYSQVIPMDEFNLHLTGDIHAITAANNLLAAAIDTRIFHEASQSDKALFNRLCPTNKEGKRSFNDIMFRRLKKLEITKTRPEDLTPEEIKKFARLDIDPDSITWRRVMDVNDRFLRKISIGQGPDEKGMVRETGFDISVASEIMAVLALTTSLADMRERLGKMVIGNSKAGDPITADDLGLGGALTVLMKDAINPTLMQTLEGTPVLVHAGPFANIAHGNSSIVADKIALKLVGPGGFVVTEAGFGADIGAEKFMNIKCRYSGLTPQCAVIVATIRALKMHGGGPEVVAGRPLDHAYLNENVGLVEAGCVNLARHIANTKDYGVNVVVAVNKFATDTEAEMNAVRNAALAAGAYDAVICTHHAHGGKGAVDLGIAVQKACENVTQPLKFLYPLDISIKDKIEGIAKSYGASGVEYSEQAEKQIEMYSRQGFSNLPICMAKTQYSFSHNAKEKGAPSGFKLPIRDVRASIGAGFIYPLVGTMSTMPGLPTRPCFYDIDLDTATGKVIGLS, encoded by the exons ATGAGTTCATCCAAGACAGTGAGGAAACTCCAAGTGGAGTCTCCAGTGCCTGCAGATATAGTCATTGCTAATTCAGTGGAGCCTTTGCATATAGATGAGATTGCTAAAGAGCTCAATCTTACCCCCAACCACTATGATCTTTATGGCAAATACAAGGCCAAG GTTTTGTTGTCTGTTCTTGATGAGGTTAAGGGATCTAGGGATGGATATTATGTTGTGGTTGGGGGAATTACTCCTACTCCCCTTGGAGAAGGTAAATCCACTACTACTGTTGGACTCTGTCAAGCTCTTGGTGCTTTTCTTGACAAAAAG GTGGTCACCTGCCTTCGCCAGCCATCACAAGGACCGACATTTGGAATCAAGGGTGGTGCAGCTGGAGGCGGTTACAGTCAAGTGATTCCAATGGATGAATTTAATCTTCATCTAACAGGAGATATTCATGCTATAACAGCGGCCAACAATCTCTTAGCTGCTGCTATTGATACCCGAATTTTTCATGAGGCATCACAGTCGGATAAGGCTCTTTTTAATCGGCTTTGCCCGACaaacaaagaaggaaaacGAAGCTTTAACGATATCATGTTCAGACGTCTGAAGAAACTTGAGATCACCAAGACAAGACCTGAAGATCTGACACcggaagaaattaaaaagttcGCCAGGCTTGATATTGATCCAGATTCTATTACCTGGAGAAGAGTAATGGATGTAAACGATCGGTTCTTAAGGAAAATTTCTATCGGTCAGGGTCCCGACGAGAAAGGAATGGTAAGAGAAACTGGATTTGATATTTCAGTTGCCAGTGAAATAATGGCAGTTTTGGCCCTTACAACATCCCTGGCTGATATGAGAGAAAGGCTTGGAAAAATGGTCATTGGAAACAGTAAGGCTGGTGACCCTATAACTGCTGATGATCTTGGTCTTGGTGGTGCTTTGACAGTGCTGATGAAGGATGCTATTAACCCAACATTAATGCAGACTCTTGAGGGAACTCCTGTTCTCGTCCATGCTGGTCCTTTTGCAAATATCGCCCATGGTAATTCCTCTATAGTGGCTGATAAGATTGCCCTGAAGTTGGTTGGACCTGGTGGGTTTGTAGTTACGGAAGCAGGTTTCGGGGCTGATATTGGTGCCGAGAAATTTATGAACATAAAATGTCGCTATAGCGGTTTAACTCCCCAATGTGCTGTAATTGTGGCGACAATAAGAGCATTGAAAATGCATGGGGGTGGGCCTGAAGTTGTTGCTGGGCGACCTCTTGACCATGcctatttaaatgaaaatgttggTCTTGTTGAAGCTGGGTGTGTTAATTTGGCCAGGCATATTGCTAACACAAAGGATTATGGTGTGAATGTTGTTGTTGCTGTCAACAAGTTTGCCACAGATACTGAAGCAGAGATGAATGCAGTTCGAAATGCTGCTTTGGCTGCTGGCGCATATGATGCTGTTATTTGTACTCATCATGCTCATGGTGGAAAAGGAGCG gTTGACCTTGGCATCGCAGTTCAAAAAGCATGTGAGAATGTAACTCAGCCATTGAAATTCTTATATCCATTGGATATAAGTATTAAAGACAAAATAGAAGGAATAGCCAAGTCCTATGGAGCTAGTGGGGTGGAATATTCAGAACAG GCTGAGAAACAGATTGAGATGTACAGCAGGCAAGGTTTTTCGAATCTACCGATCTGTATGGCAAAAACGCAATACTCCTTCTCACACAATGCTAAAGAAAAGGGAGCCCCAAGTGGATTCAAGTTACCGATAAGGGATGTGAGGGCTAGCATTGGTGCTGGCTTCATCTACCCTTTGGTGGGAACCATGAGTACAATGCCAGGGCTTCCTACAAGACCTTGCTTTTACGATATCGATCTTGACACCGCTACCGGGAAGGTAATTGGCCTTTCTTGA
- the MTP8 gene encoding metal tolerance protein 4-like: MDGDSDLSPKAPLLGASLNGSGGKRGRLSRRYSVNSLRSEFISRLPDKLRSHLQDVESPYEIDLSKSSGFSREEKDYYERQLATLKSFEDVDSLVSSDCIDEEDMEEGAQQERAMKISNYANIVLLLLKIYATVRSGSIAIAASTLDSLLDLMAGGILWFTHLYMKQVNIYKYPIGKLRVQPVGIIVFAAVMATLGFQVLLQAVEQLIQDKPSESLSSEQFVWLCAIMTFATVVKLALWLYCKNSRNDIVRAYAKDHYFDVVTNVVGLVAAILGDKIFWWIDPVGAIALAIYTILNWSGTVWENAVSLVGKSAPPEVLQMLTYLVIRHPEVKRVDTVRAYTFGVLYFVEVDIELPEELPLKEAHAIGETLQIKIEKLPEVERAFVHLDFECEHKPEHSILSRLPNTQP; encoded by the exons ATGGATGGAGATTCGGATTTGAGTCCGAAAGCTCCGTTGTTGGGAGCCTCGCTGAACGGCAGTGGTGGTAAACGCGGCCGACTCAGTCGGCGATACTCCGTGAACTCTCTCCGGAGCGAGTTCATTTCTAGATTACCTGACAAACTGAGGTCTCATCTTCAAGATGTTGAATCTCCCTACGAAATTGATCTTTCCAAGTCCTCTGGCTTCAGCAGag AGGAAAAGGACTACTACGAAAGGCAACTTGCTACTTTGAAATCATTTGAGGACGTGGATTCGTTGGTGTCATCTGATTGCATTGATGAGGAAGACATGGAGGAAGGAGCTCAGCAAGAGAGGGCCATGAAGATCTCAAATTATGCGAATATAGTACTTCTTTTGTTGAAG ATTTATGCTACAGTGCGGAGTGGATCCATTGCCATTGCTGCATCAACATTGGATTCCTTACTTGATCTCATGGCTGGTGGAATACTTTGGTTTACTCACTTGTACATGAAGcaagtaaatatttataaatacccGATCGGAAAGCTGAGGGTCCAGCCAGTAGGCATTATTGTATTTGCTGCTGTAATGGCTACGCTAG GCTTTCAGGTATTACTTCAAGCTGTAGAACAACTGATTCAAGATAAACCTTCTGAAAGTCTATCGTCAGAACAATTTGTCTGGTTGTGTGCAATTATGACGTTTGCCACAGTAGTAAAACTTGCCCTGTGGTTATACTGCAAAAACTCAAGAAATGATATTGTGCGCGCTTATGCGAAG GATCATTACTTCGATGTGGTAACAAATGTGGTTGGATTAGTTGCAGCTATTCTTGGTGATAAGATCTTTTGGTGGATAGATCCAGTTGGTGCTATTGCCTTAGccatatatacaattttaaattggtCTGGAACCGTGTGGGAAAATGCAG TTTCACTCGTGGGGAAATCAGCCCCTCCCGAAGTCCTGCAAATGTTGACTTATCTTGTCATTAGGCATCCTGAAGTCAAGCGTGTTGATACAGTTCGTGCTTACACCTTTGGCGTCCTTTATTTCGTCGAG GTGGACATTGAACTTCCCGAGGAGCTGCCTTTGAAAGAAGCACACGCCATTGGAGAGACATTGCAAATAAAGATTGAAAAGCTTCCAGAAGTTGAAAGGGCATTTGTTCATCTTGACTTTGAATGTGAGCATAAACCTGAGCACTCCATCCTCAGCAGGTTACCAAACACTCAGCcctaa